A window of bacterium genomic DNA:
AAAAGAACGGATTTCAGCCGCGCACGCGAATATTTCGATCAATTCAAGTTTGGTCTACGGAGACATAGTGCCTGGGAAGAAGAGATTCTCTTCCCATTCTTTGAAAAAAAGATTGGAGAGGCGTTTAGCCAACCGGTGTACGTCATGAGGCTCGAGCATCGTCAAATCGGAAAGTTTCTGGAACTCATTCACAACAGGCTTTGGGAAGGTGATCCGAATACGGACAAGGAAGAACGGGAACTACTCGTTTTTCTGGAAAAGC
This region includes:
- a CDS encoding hemerythrin domain-containing protein, which translates into the protein MQETLTISKYYEEDHYRLDGLFKSFQERKRTDFSRAREYFDQFKFGLRRHSAWEEEILFPFFEKKIGEAFSQPVYVMRLEHRQIGKFLELIHNRLWEGDPNTDKEERELLVFLEKHNIKEEQILYPAIDNAATQEDLESIFMTMNSLPVEKYEVYATEFVQNRKD